One window of the Streptomyces sp. NBC_00259 genome contains the following:
- a CDS encoding hemolysin family protein, translating to MSFPMALFVTVLLLIGSGFFVAAEFALVAAKRHRMEKAAAEGQRGAKAALAGMRELSLMLAGAQLGITICTLGLGSISKPAISHQVDPLLEKLGLPAGLSYGIAFTLAMIIVVFLHMVLGEMAPKSWAIAHPERSAMLLAPPFRALVKTVRPLIWLLNKVSNALVRLCRVQPRDELTAVHNREQLTHLVEESERLGLINTTDSDLITRSLTEPQTPVADLQIPAQDIVSVPADADPEAILAQAAAADRSRLLVRDGEQVLGSVHARDALVARARGRVLTARDLARPVPDLASGDTVSHAVEQLRQRRASLAVVRDSSGRVTGLVSLDDLIVRLMGPQTV from the coding sequence ATGAGTTTCCCGATGGCACTCTTCGTCACCGTCCTGCTGCTGATCGGCAGCGGCTTCTTCGTCGCCGCCGAATTCGCCCTGGTCGCCGCCAAACGGCACCGCATGGAGAAGGCCGCCGCCGAGGGACAGCGCGGCGCCAAGGCCGCACTCGCCGGAATGCGCGAACTGTCCCTGATGCTCGCCGGCGCCCAGCTCGGCATCACCATCTGCACCCTGGGCCTGGGCTCGATCTCCAAGCCCGCCATCTCCCACCAGGTCGACCCCCTCCTGGAGAAGCTGGGCCTGCCCGCCGGACTCAGCTACGGAATCGCCTTCACCCTGGCCATGATCATCGTGGTCTTCCTGCACATGGTGCTCGGTGAAATGGCGCCCAAGTCCTGGGCCATCGCCCACCCGGAACGCTCCGCGATGCTCCTCGCCCCGCCCTTCCGCGCCCTCGTCAAGACCGTACGGCCGCTGATCTGGCTCCTCAACAAGGTCAGCAACGCGCTGGTACGCCTGTGCCGCGTACAGCCGCGCGACGAGCTGACCGCCGTACACAACCGCGAGCAGCTGACTCACCTGGTCGAGGAATCCGAGCGCCTCGGCCTGATCAACACCACCGACTCCGACCTGATCACCCGCTCCCTCACCGAACCCCAGACCCCGGTCGCCGACCTCCAGATCCCGGCACAGGACATCGTGAGCGTCCCCGCCGACGCGGACCCCGAGGCGATCCTCGCCCAAGCTGCCGCGGCCGACCGCTCCCGCCTCCTCGTCCGTGACGGCGAGCAGGTCCTCGGCTCGGTCCACGCCCGCGACGCTCTGGTCGCCCGCGCCCGCGGCCGCGTCCTGACCGCCCGCGACCTCGCTCGCCCCGTACCTGACCTGGCATCAGGCGACACGGTCTCGCACGCGGTCGAACAGCTCCGCCAGCGCCGCGCCTCACTCGCCGTCGTGCGCGACAGCAGCGGCAGGGTCACCGGCCTGGTCAGCCTCGACGACCTCATCGTCCGGCTCATGGGGCCGCAGACGGTGTGA
- a CDS encoding MerR family transcriptional regulator produces MTADDSFGRLDDDDYPAYTMGRAAEMLGTTQGFLRAIGEARLITPLRSAGGHRRYSRYQLRIAARARELVDQGTPIEAACRIIILEDQLEEAQRINTEYRRAAESVDSPPAV; encoded by the coding sequence ATGACAGCAGACGACTCGTTCGGCCGTCTCGATGACGACGACTACCCCGCCTACACCATGGGCCGGGCCGCCGAGATGCTCGGCACCACCCAGGGCTTCCTCCGCGCCATCGGCGAAGCCCGCCTGATCACCCCGCTCCGCTCCGCGGGTGGCCACCGCCGCTACTCCCGCTACCAGCTGCGCATCGCGGCCCGAGCGCGCGAGCTCGTCGACCAGGGCACCCCCATCGAGGCCGCCTGCCGCATCATCATCCTCGAAGACCAGCTCGAGGAAGCCCAGCGCATCAACACCGAATACCGCCGCGCCGCCGAATCGGTGGATTCACCGCCCGCGGTCTGA
- a CDS encoding cold-shock protein, whose amino-acid sequence MASGVVKWFNAAKGFGFIEQDGGGPDVFAHFSNIAAQGFRELLEGQKVTFDIAQGQKGPTAENIVPA is encoded by the coding sequence ATGGCGTCAGGCGTCGTGAAGTGGTTCAACGCAGCCAAGGGTTTCGGCTTCATCGAGCAGGACGGTGGCGGCCCTGACGTGTTCGCCCACTTCTCGAACATCGCCGCCCAGGGCTTCCGTGAGCTGCTCGAAGGCCAGAAGGTCACCTTCGACATCGCGCAGGGTCAAAAGGGCCCGACGGCCGAGAACATCGTTCCCGCCTGA
- a CDS encoding DEAD/DEAH box helicase, which yields MNPTRKNGRSSHPRRRTGGPVFGSGTASGRGGRFGSPAPSRSGGPSRSGGHGRRPAAVQGEFALPETITPALPAVEAFADLDMPEQLRAALTAQGVSVPFPIQGATLPNTLAGRDALGRGRTGSGKTLAFGLALLARTAGQRAEPRQPLALILVPTRELAQQVTDALTPYARSVKLRLATVVGGMPIGRQANALRGGAEVVVATPGRLKDLIDRGDCRLNQVAITVLDEADQMADMGFMPQVTWLLDQVRPEGQRLLFSATLDRNVDLLVRRYLTDPVVHSVDPSAGAVTTMEHHVLHVHGADKHRTTTEIAAREGRVIMFLDTKHAVDRLTQDLLNSGVRAAALHGGKSQPQRTRTLTQFKTGHVTVLVATNVAARGIHVDNLDLVVNVDPPTDHKDYLHRGGRTARAGESGSVVTLVTPNQRRAMTRLMTAAGIVPQTTQVRSGEEALSRITGAQTPSGVPVTITAPVAERRKRSTASRGRRSPASAARRVTVRQSSFDAAA from the coding sequence ATGAACCCCACACGTAAGAACGGCCGCTCCTCCCACCCCCGCCGCCGCACCGGCGGCCCTGTTTTCGGCTCCGGCACCGCTTCGGGGCGGGGAGGCCGCTTCGGCTCACCCGCCCCGAGCCGTTCAGGGGGGCCGAGCCGCTCGGGCGGCCACGGCCGGCGGCCCGCAGCGGTCCAGGGCGAGTTCGCCCTGCCGGAGACGATCACTCCCGCGCTGCCCGCGGTCGAGGCGTTCGCCGACCTCGACATGCCCGAGCAGCTGCGGGCCGCGCTCACCGCGCAAGGCGTGAGCGTCCCGTTCCCGATCCAGGGCGCGACCCTGCCCAACACCCTCGCGGGCCGCGACGCCCTGGGACGCGGGCGCACCGGCTCCGGCAAAACCCTCGCCTTCGGCTTGGCCCTGCTGGCCCGAACCGCCGGACAGCGCGCCGAGCCCCGCCAGCCGCTGGCCCTGATCCTCGTGCCGACGCGTGAGCTGGCCCAGCAGGTGACCGACGCACTCACCCCCTACGCCCGCTCGGTGAAGCTGCGCCTGGCCACCGTCGTCGGCGGAATGCCGATAGGCAGGCAGGCCAACGCGCTGCGCGGTGGCGCCGAGGTGGTCGTCGCGACGCCGGGCCGCCTCAAGGACCTCATCGACCGCGGTGACTGCCGACTGAACCAGGTCGCGATCACCGTCCTGGACGAGGCCGATCAGATGGCCGACATGGGCTTCATGCCCCAGGTCACCTGGCTCTTGGACCAGGTCCGCCCCGAGGGCCAGCGGCTGCTGTTCTCCGCCACCCTCGACCGCAACGTCGACCTCCTGGTCCGCCGCTACCTCACCGATCCGGTCGTCCACTCCGTCGACCCGTCCGCGGGCGCGGTCACCACGATGGAACACCACGTCCTGCACGTGCACGGCGCCGACAAGCACCGGACGACGACGGAGATCGCGGCACGCGAGGGCCGGGTGATCATGTTCCTGGACACCAAGCACGCCGTCGACCGGCTGACGCAGGACCTGCTGAACAGCGGAGTACGGGCCGCCGCCCTGCACGGCGGGAAGTCACAGCCGCAGCGCACCCGCACCCTGACCCAGTTCAAGACCGGGCACGTCACCGTGCTCGTCGCGACAAACGTCGCGGCCCGCGGCATCCACGTCGACAACCTCGACCTCGTCGTCAACGTCGACCCACCGACCGACCACAAGGACTACCTCCACCGCGGCGGCCGTACCGCCCGCGCAGGCGAGTCCGGCAGCGTCGTCACCCTGGTCACCCCCAACCAGCGCCGCGCCATGACCCGCCTCATGACGGCCGCCGGCATCGTGCCCCAGACCACCCAGGTCCGCTCCGGCGAAGAGGCACTCAGCCGGATCACCGGCGCCCAGACCCCCTCCGGCGTCCCCGTGACGATCACCGCGCCGGTGGCCGAGCGGCGCAAGCGCAGCACGGCCTCCCGCGGCCGGCGCAGCCCCGCTTCGGCTGCCCGGCGCGTAACCGTGCGGCAGTCCTCCTTCGATGCGGCGGCCTAG
- a CDS encoding CBS domain-containing protein: MTLVQMQPRSANATPVHRTAVDAMDTGAPQVCDDMTIEVALSVMASARTGHLLICDNDGLCTALVTQAQLIAVHDSSAYTDRIQLRDILGACGPFTSPVNTMAEAEHAMRYRRLDALPVADEQVSAPGVLALAR, from the coding sequence TTGACGCTGGTTCAGATGCAGCCCCGCTCGGCGAATGCCACCCCCGTACACAGGACGGCGGTCGACGCCATGGACACAGGCGCACCGCAGGTCTGCGACGACATGACCATCGAGGTCGCCCTGTCCGTCATGGCAAGCGCCCGCACCGGGCACCTGCTCATCTGCGACAACGACGGCCTGTGCACCGCACTGGTCACCCAGGCCCAGCTCATCGCCGTCCACGACAGCTCCGCGTACACGGACCGGATCCAGCTGCGCGACATCCTCGGCGCCTGCGGGCCGTTCACCTCGCCCGTGAACACGATGGCCGAAGCCGAGCACGCCATGCGCTACCGCCGGCTCGATGCCCTGCCTGTCGCCGACGAACAAGTCAGCGCTCCGGGCGTCCTCGCCCTTGCCCGCTGA
- a CDS encoding SCO5918 family protein, which translates to MRCVIARFPFDLTKSGVLESMKGIRPEQVIGESVIIGRRTYPVKQVGQVITRQDPRDFSAGEVLRAMTQLGFTCRGLPRTAAPTRVLDPFQQASAMLGAPVVV; encoded by the coding sequence ATGCGCTGCGTCATCGCCCGCTTCCCGTTCGACCTCACCAAGAGCGGCGTCCTGGAATCCATGAAGGGCATCAGGCCCGAGCAGGTCATCGGCGAGTCCGTGATCATCGGCCGCCGCACCTACCCCGTCAAGCAGGTCGGCCAGGTCATCACACGCCAGGACCCCCGCGATTTCAGCGCCGGCGAAGTCCTCCGGGCCATGACACAGCTCGGCTTCACCTGCCGCGGCCTTCCTCGGACCGCCGCGCCCACGCGCGTCCTCGACCCGTTCCAACAGGCTTCCGCGATGCTCGGCGCCCCTGTGGTCGTCTGA
- a CDS encoding S8 family serine peptidase — protein sequence MHLPRSSLRRAATALAAVAATLAGGLAAPAANAAPRHHAIVDPGLTAAVEAGQEATFFVVLDSHADLSDALRQRGKARKAAVFQARRAEAARDQSSLTRYLDQAKIGYESYWIANAVKVTGDRDLVEQLAARPDVAALKQEQRYAIDTAAMGPVTATEAADPDWGVKDIRADQVWSQYDDRGEGVVVATIDSGAQFDHPALKDNYRGNLGDGAVSHDYNWYDASGQCPSSTPCDNNGHGIHTTGTIAGAGGIGVAPGAKWIAVKGCEANSCSDSSLLKAGQWILAPTDHNGQNPRPDLAPDIVNNSWGGGNTTFYQDMIESWNAAGIFEAFAAGNAGNGTTCSTTEAPGAQAPAYGVGAYDANGAIASFSGFGPSLVDGSMKPNIAAPGVNVRSSWPGDGYRAISGTSMATPHVAGAVALLWSAAPSLVGDIDATRAVLNDSARDVDDTHCGGTADANNVWGEGKLDAFAAVDQAPHTAATITGTVSDRATGAGLAGIAVAAAGETTQRSVTTDASGAYRLVLAAGTYTVTSVGYGYRTATETLTVTNGQALSRDIALDAAPRHAVTGTVYDVTGKPLPGASVRIAEASLAPVVSDASGAFRFPDVAEGTFTLVATPAAPVLCNGTYQKALTVDGDESLTLQLPAHSDAFGNSCLPAAYSWVGGTTKVALSGDENAKTVALPFPVTFYGVPYNQVGVTTNGLVNFLAPRLGDYANTALPMEGQPNGILAAYWDDLVLDKKSAVKSATTGTAGQRTFAVVWENAAFAADPGRRVTFEAVFEEATGAILLQYQSIDGASTLEKGGSATVGIENQAGVDALQYSFNEPVLTDRSALRILPKAAR from the coding sequence ATACATTTGCCTCGTTCGTCCCTGCGGCGAGCGGCCACCGCGTTGGCAGCGGTTGCCGCCACCCTCGCCGGCGGGCTTGCCGCCCCGGCCGCGAACGCGGCACCCCGGCACCATGCGATCGTCGACCCGGGCCTCACCGCCGCCGTTGAAGCCGGTCAGGAAGCGACCTTCTTCGTCGTCCTCGACAGCCACGCCGACCTGTCCGATGCTCTTCGGCAGCGCGGCAAGGCGCGGAAGGCAGCCGTGTTCCAGGCGCGGCGCGCCGAAGCCGCCCGGGACCAGAGCTCGCTGACCCGCTACCTGGACCAAGCGAAGATCGGCTACGAGTCGTACTGGATTGCGAACGCCGTAAAGGTCACCGGCGACAGGGATCTGGTCGAGCAGCTCGCCGCCCGTCCCGATGTCGCCGCCCTGAAGCAGGAGCAGCGCTACGCCATCGACACCGCCGCGATGGGCCCGGTCACCGCGACCGAGGCTGCGGACCCGGACTGGGGCGTCAAGGACATCCGGGCCGACCAGGTCTGGTCTCAGTACGACGACCGTGGCGAGGGCGTCGTCGTCGCCACCATCGACTCGGGTGCGCAGTTCGACCACCCGGCCCTGAAGGACAACTACCGGGGCAACCTCGGCGACGGCGCCGTGAGCCACGACTACAACTGGTACGACGCGTCCGGCCAGTGCCCCAGCAGCACACCCTGCGACAACAACGGCCACGGCATCCACACCACAGGCACCATCGCGGGCGCGGGCGGCATCGGCGTCGCTCCGGGCGCGAAGTGGATCGCCGTCAAGGGCTGCGAGGCCAACTCCTGCTCGGACTCCTCGCTGCTGAAGGCCGGCCAGTGGATCCTCGCGCCGACCGATCACAACGGGCAGAACCCGCGGCCCGATCTCGCCCCGGACATCGTCAACAACTCGTGGGGCGGCGGGAACACCACCTTCTACCAGGACATGATCGAGTCCTGGAACGCGGCGGGCATCTTCGAGGCGTTCGCCGCCGGCAACGCCGGCAACGGCACGACCTGTTCGACCACCGAGGCGCCGGGTGCCCAGGCTCCCGCGTACGGGGTCGGCGCGTACGACGCGAACGGAGCCATTGCTTCCTTCTCCGGCTTCGGCCCCTCCCTCGTCGACGGTTCCATGAAGCCGAACATCGCCGCGCCCGGCGTCAACGTCCGCTCTTCCTGGCCGGGCGACGGCTACCGGGCGATATCCGGTACGTCCATGGCGACCCCGCACGTCGCCGGTGCCGTCGCCCTGCTCTGGTCCGCGGCACCCTCCCTCGTCGGCGACATCGACGCCACCCGGGCCGTCCTGAACGACTCCGCACGGGACGTCGACGACACCCACTGCGGCGGCACCGCCGACGCCAACAACGTCTGGGGCGAGGGCAAACTCGACGCCTTCGCCGCCGTCGACCAGGCCCCGCACACCGCGGCCACCATCACCGGCACCGTCTCCGACCGGGCCACCGGCGCCGGGCTGGCCGGAATCGCTGTCGCCGCAGCGGGCGAGACCACCCAGCGCAGCGTGACCACGGACGCCTCGGGCGCCTACCGGCTGGTCCTGGCGGCCGGCACGTACACCGTTACCAGCGTGGGCTACGGCTACCGCACGGCCACGGAGACTCTCACCGTCACCAACGGCCAGGCCCTCTCCCGCGACATCGCGCTGGACGCCGCTCCCAGGCACGCCGTGACCGGCACCGTGTACGACGTGACGGGCAAGCCGCTCCCCGGTGCGAGCGTACGGATCGCCGAGGCGTCGCTCGCCCCTGTCGTGTCGGACGCCTCCGGCGCCTTCCGCTTCCCGGACGTCGCCGAAGGAACCTTCACCCTGGTCGCGACGCCGGCCGCGCCGGTGCTGTGCAACGGCACCTACCAGAAGGCCCTGACCGTGGACGGCGATGAGAGCCTGACCCTCCAGCTGCCCGCCCACAGCGACGCCTTCGGCAACAGCTGCCTGCCCGCCGCGTACTCCTGGGTCGGCGGCACCACAAAGGTCGCCCTCTCCGGCGACGAGAACGCCAAGACGGTCGCCCTGCCCTTCCCTGTGACGTTCTACGGCGTCCCGTACAACCAGGTCGGTGTCACGACCAACGGCCTGGTGAACTTCCTCGCCCCGCGGCTCGGCGACTACGCCAACACCGCGTTGCCGATGGAAGGTCAGCCCAACGGCATCCTCGCCGCCTACTGGGACGATCTCGTCCTCGACAAGAAGTCGGCCGTGAAGTCCGCTACCACCGGAACGGCCGGACAGCGGACGTTCGCGGTCGTCTGGGAGAACGCGGCCTTCGCGGCCGATCCGGGCCGGCGCGTCACGTTCGAGGCGGTCTTCGAAGAGGCGACCGGGGCGATCCTCCTGCAGTACCAGTCCATCGACGGCGCCTCGACGCTGGAGAAGGGTGGATCAGCGACCGTCGGCATCGAGAACCAGGCCGGCGTCGACGCCCTGCAGTACTCCTTCAACGAACCGGTCCTCACCGACCGTTCCGCCCTCCGCATTCTCCCCAAGGCGGCACGATGA
- a CDS encoding VCBS repeat-containing protein has translation MKNRSRGAVRLATALLAPQLVLAALPAIANPAYAEDGPQQARVLTDDQADELERRFTAAPASQGAAAPSETAEPAPAEQPQDSASPVTLTEASALETYQGHAETAQLGGGKGDFLAVHSRGLITRFAADGRAVWKRDNESLYADWQVKPWRPWQKEPYPARITVGYEANSPYADLADRGFAQGDLTGDGVADVVFTAEVGANPYRPFTSPDSSLSTGTFVTVLDGRTGATLWSRIFADAQQVALVGRTLLVADQPSTNFGADSASTTVLHGFRFAYADGRLTPAATWSYDTGRRNGRWASVTPLSGSAAALSWYVRKTDTAPATSRTLVIDTADGTPRWQTAGTMYGREAVHDPSRNRLVAIEQADYRDGVWYQLVGYDLDDGTRTVLDERVNALGTDLAVGELKGGGGTEYAVAEATLDDNLSINAATVRGLRGDGGTELWSSTVKRDESNVRDGDSVLGLRIADGKAIASYVTTADGGRAINSGGSRYGTITAFSGTDGSARWSHKGAAASPIYAQPYQSGDDWLVRTIDNDQNIHSYRLGNGKSAGLVPLLADLATGIAVDVNGDGRKDLVAGGQSRGLWAFDGPSLAAGKPRLLWRATLPGSVYGDIVLGDTDGDGRRDDVVVAAETAAVIVDATTGRVGATIDQPGQFVRSVTVADLNSDGADDVLVPADAVRAYRGDGRHLWSYAPQGAGPVVFSDLAVADGRVLGSYQTPYQREADTVGEMALDARTGTAAWTAGPVWTGSDPKIYGAQLFHGVYASPAIPYADGHAVVTTWIVRGDNGWWTEFFEFRDVRTGELVKSATGGGTFTLGNWFTGDEGLTLAGTASLQTFGKDGNDYLIYTLPTLHRAGFATGPGGRRLLVGGTEGAVYVWDPSVLTAGAHYPDHEARLQRYATQNLVIADLTGDGVDEVVGLHPEQLGQDRAAELSGYRYALGADNRIHGMVTGVLTTS, from the coding sequence ATGAAGAACCGATCCCGAGGCGCCGTGCGCCTCGCCACCGCCCTGCTCGCGCCCCAACTCGTGCTTGCCGCGCTCCCCGCGATCGCCAACCCGGCGTACGCCGAGGACGGGCCGCAGCAGGCCCGGGTCCTGACCGACGACCAGGCCGACGAACTCGAGCGTCGGTTCACGGCGGCCCCCGCTTCCCAGGGGGCGGCGGCGCCGAGCGAGACCGCCGAACCGGCGCCGGCCGAGCAGCCGCAGGACTCGGCATCACCCGTCACCCTCACCGAGGCGTCCGCACTGGAGACGTACCAGGGGCATGCCGAGACCGCCCAGCTCGGTGGCGGCAAGGGTGACTTCCTCGCCGTGCACAGTCGCGGCCTGATCACGCGTTTCGCGGCGGACGGCCGGGCCGTGTGGAAGCGCGACAACGAGTCCCTCTACGCCGACTGGCAGGTCAAGCCGTGGCGGCCGTGGCAGAAGGAGCCGTATCCGGCACGGATCACCGTCGGCTACGAGGCCAACAGTCCGTACGCCGATCTCGCCGACCGGGGCTTTGCCCAGGGGGACCTGACCGGCGACGGGGTGGCCGACGTCGTCTTCACCGCGGAGGTGGGCGCCAACCCGTATCGCCCGTTCACCTCCCCTGACTCGTCCCTGTCGACGGGTACCTTCGTCACCGTCCTCGACGGACGGACCGGCGCGACCCTGTGGTCGCGGATCTTCGCCGATGCCCAACAGGTCGCCCTCGTCGGCCGCACCCTGCTCGTCGCCGACCAGCCGTCCACCAACTTCGGTGCAGACAGCGCGTCGACGACGGTGCTGCACGGCTTCCGCTTCGCGTATGCGGACGGTCGGCTGACACCGGCGGCGACCTGGTCGTACGACACGGGCCGGCGCAACGGCCGGTGGGCCTCGGTCACTCCGCTGTCCGGCTCCGCGGCAGCCCTGTCCTGGTACGTGCGGAAAACCGATACCGCCCCGGCCACGAGCCGGACGCTCGTCATCGACACGGCGGACGGCACGCCGCGTTGGCAGACCGCCGGCACGATGTACGGGCGGGAGGCGGTCCACGACCCGTCCCGCAACCGGCTCGTGGCCATCGAGCAGGCCGACTACCGCGACGGGGTGTGGTACCAGCTGGTCGGCTATGACCTCGACGACGGCACCCGGACCGTGCTCGACGAGCGGGTCAACGCGCTCGGTACCGATCTGGCGGTCGGCGAGCTCAAGGGCGGCGGCGGCACCGAGTACGCGGTCGCCGAAGCCACCCTCGACGACAACCTTTCCATCAACGCGGCAACGGTGCGCGGACTGCGCGGTGACGGCGGGACGGAACTCTGGTCGTCCACCGTGAAGCGGGACGAGTCGAACGTGCGGGACGGCGACAGCGTCCTCGGCCTGCGGATCGCCGACGGCAAGGCCATCGCCTCCTACGTGACGACCGCGGACGGGGGCCGCGCGATCAACTCGGGAGGCAGCCGCTACGGCACGATCACCGCGTTCAGCGGTACGGACGGTTCGGCGCGGTGGTCGCACAAGGGCGCGGCCGCCTCCCCGATCTACGCACAGCCGTACCAGTCCGGCGACGACTGGCTGGTGCGAACCATCGACAACGACCAGAACATTCACAGCTACCGGCTGGGCAACGGCAAGTCGGCGGGGCTCGTACCGCTCCTGGCCGACCTGGCGACCGGCATCGCGGTCGATGTGAACGGGGACGGCCGCAAGGACCTGGTGGCCGGCGGCCAGTCGCGCGGCCTGTGGGCCTTCGACGGTCCGTCGCTGGCTGCGGGCAAGCCTCGGCTGCTGTGGCGGGCCACGCTGCCCGGCTCCGTGTACGGCGACATCGTGCTGGGTGACACGGACGGCGACGGACGCCGCGACGATGTGGTGGTGGCCGCGGAAACCGCCGCGGTGATCGTCGACGCCACGACCGGCCGGGTCGGCGCGACCATCGACCAGCCGGGGCAGTTCGTCCGCTCGGTGACCGTGGCGGATCTGAACAGCGACGGCGCTGACGACGTGCTCGTCCCGGCGGACGCCGTCCGCGCCTACCGGGGTGATGGCCGCCACCTGTGGTCGTACGCTCCCCAAGGTGCGGGGCCGGTTGTCTTCTCCGACCTGGCGGTGGCCGACGGCCGGGTGCTCGGTTCGTACCAGACGCCCTACCAGCGCGAGGCCGACACGGTCGGGGAGATGGCTCTTGACGCCCGGACCGGCACGGCTGCCTGGACCGCCGGCCCGGTGTGGACGGGTAGCGACCCGAAGATCTACGGCGCGCAGCTCTTCCACGGCGTGTACGCCTCGCCCGCGATCCCGTACGCGGACGGGCATGCGGTTGTCACCACCTGGATCGTGCGGGGCGACAACGGCTGGTGGACGGAATTCTTCGAGTTCCGCGACGTCCGCACGGGCGAGTTGGTGAAGTCCGCGACCGGTGGTGGGACCTTCACACTCGGCAACTGGTTCACCGGCGATGAGGGCCTGACCCTCGCCGGAACGGCCTCGCTGCAAACCTTCGGCAAGGACGGCAACGACTACCTGATCTACACGCTGCCGACCCTCCACCGAGCCGGTTTCGCGACCGGTCCCGGTGGGCGACGGCTGCTCGTGGGTGGCACCGAAGGCGCGGTGTACGTCTGGGACCCGTCGGTGCTCACGGCCGGCGCGCACTACCCGGATCACGAGGCCCGGCTGCAGCGGTACGCGACCCAGAACCTGGTGATCGCCGACCTCACCGGTGACGGCGTGGACGAGGTCGTCGGCCTGCACCCCGAACAACTCGGGCAGGACCGGGCGGCCGAACTGTCGGGCTACCGGTACGCGCTGGGGGCCGACAACCGGATACACGGGATGGTGACGGGCGTTCTGACCACGTCCTGA